The following are from one region of the Vitis riparia cultivar Riparia Gloire de Montpellier isolate 1030 chromosome 9, EGFV_Vit.rip_1.0, whole genome shotgun sequence genome:
- the LOC117922056 gene encoding protein ROOT HAIR DEFECTIVE 3, whose translation MGNADECCSTQLIDGDGMFNVHGLENFMKEVKLAECGLSYAVVSIMGPQSSGKSTLLNHLFHTNFREMDAFRGRSQTTKGIWLARCAGIEPCTLVMDLEGTDGRERGEDDTAFEKQSALFALAVSDIVLINMWCHDIGREQAANKPLLKTVFQVMMRLFSPRKTTLMFVIRDKTRTPLENLEPVLREDIQKIWDSVPKPQAHKETPLSEFFNVQVTALSSYEEKEELFKEQVASLRQQFHQSIAPGGLAGDRRAVVPASGFSFSAQQIWKVIKENKDLDLPAHKVMVATVRCEEIANEKFAYFASNEEWCQIEEDVQTGTVPGFGKKLSLIIGSCLSEYDAEAIYFDEGVRSAKREQLEAKLLQLVQPAYQLMLGHIRSGTLDKFKEAFDKALSGGEGFAVAAHGCTKALMTQFDEECADAVIEQANWDTSKVRDKLRRDIDAHVAAVRATKLSELTALYEGKLNEGLSGPVEALLDGANSETWPAIRVLLLRETESAILGLSSALSGFDMDEQTKDKMLASLENYARGVVEAKAREEAGRVLIRMKDRFATLFSHDSDSMPRVWTGKEDIRAITKTARSSSLKLLSVMAAIRLDDYTDNIENTLSAALVDNVKSAVTNRSITTVDPLASSTWEEVPPSKTLITPVQCKNLWRQFKMETEYSVTQAIAAQEANKRNNNWLPPPWAIVAMVVLGFNEFMTLLRNPLYLGVIFVAFLLSKALWVQLDIAGEFRHGIVPGMLSLATKLLPTVMNLLRKLAEEGAKPPTTDTPGNPLPKSFRNGVNTSSAVSSSASSEITSENGTEEYSSSSKQD comes from the exons ATGG GTAATGCCGATGAATGTTGTTCGACACAGCTCATTGATGGGGATGGCATGTTTAATGTTCATggacttgaaaattttatgaaggaGGTGAAACTGGCTGAATGTGGTCTTTCATATGCTGTAGTTTCCATCATGGGCCCACAGAGTAGTG GGAAGAGCACACTATTAAATCATTTGTTTCATACCAACTTCAGGGAGATGGATGCTTTTAGAGGAAG GTCTCAAACCACTAAAGGTATTTGGTTAGCAAGATGTGCTGGCATTGAACCTTGTACTCTTGTAATGGATTTGGAGGGTACTGACGGAAGAGAACGAGGAGAG GATGATACTGCATTTGAGAAGCAGAGTGCCCTTTTTGCTCTTGCTGTTTCAGACATAGTGCTAATCAACAT GTGGTGTCATGATATTGGTCGTGAGCAGGCTGCAAATAAGCCTCTTCTGAAAACTGTATTCCAG GTTATGATGCGATTGTTTAGTCCACGAAAAACAACTTTGATGTTTGTCATTCGTGATAAAACAAGG ACACCACTGGAAAATTTAGAACCTGTTCTAAGGGAAGATATCCAGAAG ATATGGGACTCTGTTCCTAAGCCACAAGCACATAAGGAAACTCCGCTGAGTGAATTTTTTAAT GTTCAAGTTACAGCTCTTTCTAGTTATGAGGAGAAGGAAGAACTGTTTAAAGAGCAG GTTGCTAGCTTAAGGCAGCAATTCCACCAATCTATAGCACCTGGTGGTCTTGCTGGAGATCGCCGAGCTGTAGTACCTGCTTCAGGATTTTCGTTTAGTGCTCAGCAGATCTGGAAAGTTATTAAGGAGAATAAGGACCTTGACCTTCCTGCTCACAAG GTAATGGTGGCTACTGTTCGCTGTGAAGAGATTGCCAATGAAAAGTTTGCCTATTTTGCCTCAAATGAG GAGTGGTGTCAAATTGAAGAGGATGTGCAAACTGGTACTGTTCCTGGCTTTGGAAAGAAGCTCAGTTTAATTATTGGTTCTTGTCTATCAGA GTATGATGCAGAAGCTATATATTTCGATGAAGGTGTTAGATCTGCAAAGCGGGAACAGCTGGAAGCAAAATTGCTGCAA CTTGTTCAACCGGCCTACCAATTGATGTTGGGACACATAAGGTCTGGAACACTAGATAAATTCAAGGAAGCATTTGATAAGGCTTTGAGTGGAGGAGAAGGGTTTGCTGTGGCTGCTCATGGTTGCACAAAGGCTTTGATGACTCAATTTGATGAAGAATGTGCAG ATGCTGTTATTGAGCAAGCAAACTGGGACACCTCTAAAGTAAGAGATAAGCTTCGTCGTGACATAGATGCACATGTTGCTGCAGTTCGTGCTACCAAACTGTCTGAACTTACTGCCTTGTATGAG GGAAAACTGAATGAAGGATTATCAGGACCAGTGGAAGCTCTTTTAGATGGGGCTAACAGTGAGACCTGGCCGGCAATAAGGGTGCTTCTTTTACGTGAGACTGAATCAGCTATCTTAGGGCTCTCTAGTGCACTTTCTGGTTTTGACATGGATGAACAGACTAAAGATAAAATGCTTGCAAGTTTAGAAAATTATGCAAGAGGTGTGGTTGAAGCAAAAGCAAGAGAAGAAGCTGGAAGGGTCCTGATCCGTATGAAGGATAG GTTTGCGACATTGTTTAGCCATGATTCTGACTCAATGCCACGTGTCTGGACTGGGAAAGAAGATATTCGTGCAATCACCAAAACTGCTCGTTCTTCT tccCTGAAGTTGCTTTCTGTTATGGCTGCAATCCGTTTGGATGATTATACTGATAATATCGAGAATACTTTATCTGCTGCTTTGGTGGATAATGTGAAAAGTGCTGTTACCAATAGGAGCATCACAACAGTTGATCCACTTGCCTCAAGCACTTGGGAAGAG GTTCCTCCCTCAAAAACATTGATAACCCCTGTTCAGTGCAAAAATTTGTGGAGGCAATTCAAGATGGAGACAGAGTACAGTGTAACTCAGGCCATTGCTGCTCAG GAAGCCAACAAGCGTAATAACAACTGGTTACCACCTCCATGGGCAATTGTTGCTATGGTCGTCCTGGGATTCAATGAATTTATGACACTTCTAAG GAATCCTTTGTATCTAGGTGTAATCTTTGTTGCTTTTCTACTCTCAAAAGCCCTATGGGTGCAGCTAGACATCGCCGGTGAATTCCGCCATGGCATT GTTCCTGGGATGCTCTCCTTGGCAACCAAGCTCCTTCCCACTGTCATGAACCTTCTAAGAAAACTGGCCGAGGAGGGGGCAAAGCCTCCAACCACTGACACTCCAGGAAATCCTCTACCTAAGAGCTTCCGAAATGGAGTGAATACCAGCAGTGCTGTATCATCAAGTGCTTCATCCGAAATAACATCGGAAAACGGAACTGAAGAATACTCAAGCTCCTCAAAACAAGACTAG